A single Defluviitalea saccharophila DNA region contains:
- a CDS encoding amino acid ABC transporter permease → MKLNWQFIIDSLPLYWEAAWTTLKLGFWGILFSLMIGFICSIVLYFKVNVLKTVVNIYIELSRNTPILIQLFFLYFGLTKVGIALSETTCAIIGLSFLGGSYMAEAFRSGLEAVGKTQLESGLSIGLSKSQLVRYVVLPQAFSVSVPSIGANCIFLLKETSIVGAIAVVDLMNVTKDLIGMYYQTLEALLMLVVIYLVMILPLSLVLTWLERKVRYAEFGN, encoded by the coding sequence ATGAAGCTTAACTGGCAATTTATAATAGATAGCTTGCCCCTTTACTGGGAAGCAGCATGGACCACACTGAAACTTGGTTTTTGGGGCATATTGTTTTCATTAATGATTGGCTTTATATGCAGTATAGTTCTGTACTTTAAAGTAAACGTTCTAAAAACAGTTGTAAACATTTACATAGAGCTATCCCGAAATACCCCGATTCTTATTCAATTATTCTTTTTATACTTTGGACTTACCAAAGTAGGAATAGCCTTAAGTGAGACTACATGTGCCATTATTGGTTTGTCCTTTTTAGGTGGAAGCTATATGGCGGAGGCTTTCAGGAGTGGCTTGGAAGCTGTAGGCAAAACACAGCTTGAATCCGGATTAAGCATAGGTCTTTCAAAAAGCCAACTGGTGAGATATGTGGTTCTTCCTCAGGCGTTTTCAGTGAGTGTGCCTTCAATAGGTGCAAACTGCATTTTCTTGCTGAAAGAAACTTCCATCGTAGGAGCAATTGCAGTGGTTGACCTTATGAATGTAACAAAAGATCTGATAGGCATGTATTATCAAACTTTAGAAGCCTTGCTTATGCTGGTGGTTATATATTTAGTCATGATCTTGCCTTTATCTTTAGTTTTGACATGGCTAGAAAGGAAAGTGAGGTATGCAGAATTTGGGAATTAG
- a CDS encoding DHA2 family efflux MFS transporter permease subunit yields the protein MKKEKSTKGIMGIVWILVFGALPPMLDTTIVNIAVNDLAKVFSATFAVTQWVVTGYTLALGIAVPCSGWLIRKYDGKKIFMGSLSLFLTASLLCGLSWDMPSLIAFRVLQGFASGLMIPTLTSLIVQIAGNDNLGRFMSIVGIPNVFAPIIGPIIGGLILQYLSWHWLFFVNLPVGAIALLMMQWKLPKFEAMDKSAKLDWIGIFLLAMISGMFIFGVTEIRASRSHIIGVSAFAAGIASIVIYLFYAWKKKDSALIPLSLFKSKNFTASFVSLFLAGFATNGPMLIFPMFFQNVRGLNVILSALWLIPQGVGMLVTRPLIGKMTDKIGARFVVIPSVIITIAGTIPFVFFDAVTPEWIIWVILFLRGMGVGGISIPIMSDSYLGLQKSQVPAASVATRIIQNVGAAFGSAILATVVSNALHGKEATAANIVGAYQRGFLTSLIFMVISIIPALFLTNKLNDKVTKQSNQLFQQ from the coding sequence ATGAAAAAAGAAAAATCAACAAAAGGAATTATGGGTATTGTGTGGATCTTAGTGTTTGGAGCACTTCCACCAATGCTGGATACTACTATTGTGAATATTGCAGTGAATGATTTAGCAAAAGTTTTCTCTGCGACTTTTGCTGTTACGCAATGGGTTGTAACCGGGTATACTCTTGCTTTGGGAATTGCGGTTCCATGTTCTGGGTGGCTGATTCGGAAGTATGATGGTAAAAAAATATTTATGGGATCGCTAAGTTTGTTTTTAACTGCTTCACTGCTTTGTGGTCTTTCATGGGACATGCCGAGTTTAATTGCATTTCGCGTGTTACAAGGTTTTGCCTCTGGTCTGATGATTCCAACTTTAACATCTTTGATTGTGCAAATTGCAGGGAATGATAATCTTGGGCGTTTTATGTCTATCGTTGGCATTCCGAATGTGTTTGCTCCAATTATTGGTCCCATTATCGGAGGATTGATTTTGCAATATTTGTCATGGCATTGGTTATTTTTTGTGAATCTTCCTGTCGGAGCAATTGCTTTACTGATGATGCAATGGAAACTGCCTAAATTTGAGGCGATGGATAAATCTGCGAAACTGGACTGGATTGGTATCTTTTTATTGGCAATGATATCAGGAATGTTTATCTTTGGGGTAACAGAAATCAGGGCTTCAAGATCCCATATAATCGGTGTTTCAGCATTTGCAGCTGGTATTGCTTCTATAGTTATATATCTGTTTTATGCATGGAAGAAGAAGGATTCTGCCTTGATTCCGTTAAGTTTGTTTAAATCAAAAAATTTCACTGCATCGTTTGTTTCTTTGTTTTTAGCTGGTTTTGCCACCAATGGACCTATGCTTATATTTCCGATGTTTTTTCAGAATGTGCGTGGTCTGAATGTTATCCTATCGGCGCTTTGGCTGATACCACAAGGCGTGGGGATGCTGGTGACGCGGCCTTTAATCGGTAAAATGACGGATAAAATCGGAGCACGATTTGTTGTTATTCCTTCGGTTATTATAACTATTGCCGGAACCATTCCGTTTGTATTTTTTGATGCCGTCACACCTGAGTGGATCATTTGGGTTATACTATTTTTACGTGGAATGGGCGTTGGAGGAATCAGTATCCCTATTATGAGTGATTCCTATTTAGGTCTTCAAAAGTCCCAAGTTCCTGCAGCCAGTGTTGCTACTCGAATTATCCAAAACGTAGGTGCTGCCTTTGGGTCCGCAATTCTGGCAACGGTAGTTAGCAATGCACTTCATGGGAAAGAAGCAACAGCAGCCAATATCGTTGGTGCTTATCAGAGAGGCTTTCTTACAAGCTTAATTTTTATGGTAATCAGCATAATACCTGCCCTGTTTTTAACAAATAAGCTAAACGATAAAGTTACTAAGCAATCTAATCAATTATTCCAACAATGA
- a CDS encoding NERD domain-containing protein, translating to MNNIMLHTGSRTTQIDHIVVSNYGIFVIETKNYKGWIIGNEFDDYWTQIIFKRKEKLYNPIKQNFGHIQALKSVLNEFGDVNYISIVAFTTKADLKVTANTDVVYTVNLLKTIRKYCNEIISDSVKEQIYNKLLSLNIDNKENRKEHIHAIRNNLAEKYKKVSDNICPECGGKLVLRNGKYGQFKGCSNYPKCRFTLK from the coding sequence ATGAATAATATTATGCTTCATACCGGAAGCCGGACAACTCAGATTGATCATATTGTGGTTTCCAATTATGGTATATTTGTCATTGAAACGAAGAATTATAAAGGTTGGATTATAGGAAATGAATTTGATGATTACTGGACTCAGATCATTTTCAAAAGAAAGGAAAAACTCTATAATCCCATAAAACAGAATTTTGGACATATCCAGGCTTTGAAAAGTGTTCTTAATGAGTTTGGTGATGTCAATTATATTTCTATAGTGGCTTTTACTACAAAAGCTGATTTGAAGGTTACGGCGAATACAGATGTTGTATATACTGTTAACTTGTTAAAGACTATCCGTAAATATTGCAATGAGATAATTTCTGATTCCGTTAAAGAGCAGATCTATAATAAGTTGCTTTCGCTGAATATCGACAACAAAGAGAATCGGAAAGAACATATTCATGCTATACGTAATAATCTTGCAGAGAAGTATAAAAAGGTTTCTGACAATATATGTCCTGAATGTGGAGGAAAATTAGTATTGAGAAACGGTAAGTACGGACAATTTAAAGGGTGTAGTAATTACCCAAAATGTAGGTTTACTTTGAAATAG
- a CDS encoding polysaccharide deacetylase family protein, with protein MNGFHTLMYHEIVDREGYDRAKYKGIKVQQDYYDVLPEGLFCFKDEFEKQMTYLYENGYTTLTIEQVVDFYYNNKPIPEKSVLLTFDDAYKSVLLNAYPILKKYNFHAVCFVVLGWLFDKEQKYTKDYSVCMSGDELLSMNDVFEYCNHTDLLHIRKGMESALQTEDKDTIMADLSKCEDFVTTKKIFAYPFGLYKKENIEWLQEFGTLLAFTSFDGFNTKETNPLELHRNACLLQYSINDFIKMLEV; from the coding sequence ATGAATGGATTTCATACATTAATGTATCATGAAATAGTAGATAGAGAAGGATACGACAGAGCAAAGTATAAAGGCATAAAAGTACAGCAAGATTATTATGATGTTCTTCCTGAAGGACTTTTTTGTTTTAAGGATGAGTTTGAAAAACAGATGACCTATCTGTATGAGAATGGGTATACTACCCTTACCATAGAACAAGTGGTTGATTTCTATTATAATAACAAACCAATTCCTGAAAAGTCTGTTCTTTTGACTTTTGATGATGCATACAAATCGGTGCTGTTAAATGCGTATCCAATTCTTAAGAAATATAATTTTCATGCGGTTTGTTTTGTAGTATTAGGTTGGCTTTTTGATAAAGAACAGAAATATACGAAGGATTACTCTGTCTGCATGTCCGGGGATGAGCTGTTAAGTATGAATGATGTCTTTGAATATTGTAATCATACGGATTTGCTTCATATCAGAAAAGGAATGGAATCTGCATTACAAACTGAAGATAAAGATACCATAATGGCAGACTTAAGCAAATGTGAAGATTTTGTTACTACAAAGAAGATTTTTGCATATCCTTTTGGTCTCTATAAAAAGGAGAATATAGAATGGTTACAAGAATTCGGTACCCTTCTTGCCTTCACATCTTTTGATGGGTTCAACACAAAGGAAACAAATCCTCTGGAACTTCATCGAAATGCTTGTCTGCTTCAATATAGTATCAATGATTTTATAAAAATGTTAGAAGTGTAG
- a CDS encoding TetR/AcrR family transcriptional regulator, with the protein MNNGGKNMRRRGDALSESIYNATIEMIKKVGYTNLTFQQIAQAAKTSRTVIYRRWKTTFELVHEIMVYKTTKALGGELIDKIEDTGSLRSDLLQLLTLYQRIYSEGSHEIMNAILFEMGQDNKKMSEIEIHATKKNILVMRKLLDFAKARGEKIKEVSDATLTLPFDLIRVENLLRKKTIDVKRLEVLVDEILLPVFLA; encoded by the coding sequence ATGAACAATGGAGGCAAAAACATGCGTAGACGCGGAGATGCACTGAGTGAAAGCATTTATAACGCCACAATAGAAATGATAAAAAAAGTGGGCTATACGAATCTCACATTTCAACAAATAGCACAGGCTGCTAAAACAAGCCGTACTGTAATATACCGCCGATGGAAAACAACATTTGAGTTAGTTCATGAAATTATGGTATATAAAACGACAAAAGCACTGGGTGGGGAATTGATTGATAAAATTGAAGATACCGGAAGTCTGCGTAGTGACTTGCTGCAGTTGCTTACACTCTATCAAAGGATTTATTCAGAGGGTAGTCATGAAATAATGAATGCTATTTTGTTTGAAATGGGACAAGACAACAAAAAAATGTCTGAAATCGAGATTCACGCAACAAAGAAAAATATCCTTGTTATGCGAAAATTGCTTGATTTTGCTAAAGCCAGAGGTGAAAAAATAAAAGAGGTCAGCGATGCGACACTGACCCTGCCTTTTGATTTGATTCGTGTGGAAAACCTTCTCAGGAAAAAAACTATTGATGTAAAACGTCTTGAAGTATTGGTTGATGAAATATTACTTCCGGTTTTTCTTGCATAA
- a CDS encoding vWA domain-containing protein gives MMKSSKRFLAVFLVVTFIITSMPQLTYANKAINSFENSIGDETEIDCTRLDSGVIEQILSEEKFELINTEDNAYKFSMDILASERIENQIFVKESSYTSVISNNRAVLGTIIDLEYDEGKIEKARLKFKVGHQYIDNTGSEYAVVDKEFEGIKRFQVFKFFEDFNRLFPIESYYDVENNIVYAEVYGPGTYGILDLEKWFYDLGITPEMIKEELTDSVDIVFVVDTTGSMEKTIKNVKENMENVITTLYKEGISPYISVIDYNEYFSNQDNGPTVLRKPNGEVWAYNKEEAIGLVNQLRIKGDSRKISLDALERVEGIDFRDSSVKFIVLITDKGYYTINKDGINPLLEMTDLLIPDHIITSVVTSTSFESAYQPLIEATEGKWFNIHSDFSLQLSDFILSRTQRYNIHSIVAEVVKAELIYLLFFSYIEEESQKEWVNLIEPNNRYSIKIILIGNAFLFGPQKIAVFCTDLNDDKTVQVISTSIANDGKNLYEENYDYEWMDNGVILTFMGEEQVPEKHTIIWDEVFNK, from the coding sequence ATGATGAAGAGCTCCAAAAGATTTTTAGCAGTATTTCTTGTCGTGACATTCATTATTACATCTATGCCGCAATTAACATATGCTAACAAAGCTATAAATAGCTTTGAAAATTCTATAGGCGATGAGACTGAAATAGATTGCACTAGACTAGATAGTGGTGTGATAGAACAGATTTTGTCTGAGGAAAAGTTTGAGCTTATTAATACGGAAGATAATGCGTATAAATTTTCAATGGATATCCTTGCCTCAGAACGTATAGAAAATCAAATATTCGTGAAAGAGAGTTCTTATACCAGTGTTATATCAAATAACAGAGCAGTATTAGGAACTATTATAGATTTAGAGTATGATGAAGGTAAAATAGAGAAAGCAAGATTGAAATTTAAAGTTGGTCATCAATATATAGATAATACGGGAAGTGAATATGCTGTAGTTGATAAAGAGTTTGAAGGAATAAAAAGATTTCAAGTTTTTAAGTTTTTTGAGGATTTTAATAGGTTATTTCCAATAGAATCATATTATGATGTGGAAAATAATATAGTTTATGCGGAAGTATATGGACCAGGTACATACGGTATATTGGATTTAGAGAAATGGTTTTATGATTTGGGAATCACTCCTGAAATGATTAAGGAAGAACTTACAGATTCAGTAGATATTGTTTTTGTTGTCGATACTACAGGTTCTATGGAAAAGACAATTAAAAATGTTAAAGAAAATATGGAAAATGTGATAACTACTTTATATAAAGAGGGAATATCTCCATACATTTCGGTTATCGATTATAATGAATATTTCTCTAACCAGGATAATGGACCAACAGTTTTAAGAAAACCAAACGGAGAAGTATGGGCATACAATAAGGAAGAAGCGATAGGATTGGTGAATCAATTAAGGATTAAAGGAGACAGCCGTAAAATATCTTTAGATGCGCTAGAAAGGGTCGAAGGAATAGATTTTAGAGATAGTTCAGTAAAATTTATAGTGTTGATAACGGATAAAGGATATTATACCATTAACAAAGATGGCATAAATCCTTTACTTGAAATGACTGATTTGCTGATCCCTGATCATATAATTACCTCTGTTGTAACAAGCACATCTTTTGAATCTGCATATCAACCTCTAATAGAGGCAACAGAAGGAAAATGGTTTAATATACATTCAGATTTTAGCTTGCAATTAAGCGATTTTATTTTATCGAGAACGCAACGATATAATATACATTCAATTGTAGCCGAAGTAGTGAAAGCAGAGTTAATTTATCTTCTATTTTTTAGTTATATAGAAGAGGAATCACAAAAAGAATGGGTCAATCTTATCGAACCAAATAATCGCTATTCAATAAAGATTATACTCATAGGGAATGCATTTCTATTTGGTCCACAGAAAATAGCGGTTTTTTGCACAGATCTTAATGATGATAAAACAGTACAGGTTATTTCTACTTCTATTGCCAATGATGGGAAAAATTTATATGAAGAAAATTATGACTATGAATGGATGGATAATGGTGTTATTCTTACATTTATGGGAGAAGAGCAAGTACCAGAAAAGCATACAATTATATGGGATGAAGTGTTTAATAAATAG
- a CDS encoding amino acid ABC transporter permease, which translates to MQNLGISVFLKGRNLIRLFEGLIVTARIAFIAIIIGSLFGIILGVIWTSKSKWIRSICRVYLELFRIIPILVWLFIMYFGVTTVLNIDLSGELVSIIVFTLWGAAEMGDIVRGALESLPKHQIESGKAIGLSFWGLYRYILIPQAVRRMLPGAINLATRMVKTTSLVVLIGVIDVIKVGQQIIETSRIEVPTASFWVYGFLFVLYFVICYPLSILSRRLENKWNG; encoded by the coding sequence ATGCAGAATTTGGGAATTAGTGTTTTTTTAAAGGGAAGAAATTTGATCCGCCTTTTTGAAGGTCTGATCGTTACAGCAAGAATTGCATTTATTGCGATTATTATTGGCTCATTGTTTGGAATTATTTTAGGAGTTATTTGGACATCAAAGTCAAAGTGGATTCGTTCAATTTGCCGTGTGTATTTAGAGTTGTTTAGGATCATACCGATTCTTGTTTGGTTGTTCATTATGTATTTTGGAGTAACTACTGTTCTAAATATAGATTTAAGCGGTGAGCTTGTTTCTATTATTGTTTTTACCCTTTGGGGTGCAGCAGAGATGGGAGATATCGTAAGAGGTGCTTTAGAATCCTTGCCAAAGCATCAGATTGAGTCTGGAAAAGCGATAGGACTGAGTTTTTGGGGACTTTACAGATATATTCTGATACCTCAGGCTGTAAGGAGAATGCTGCCGGGGGCTATCAATCTAGCTACAAGAATGGTTAAGACCACATCACTGGTAGTTTTAATTGGCGTTATAGATGTTATAAAAGTAGGACAGCAAATTATAGAGACTTCTCGTATAGAAGTACCGACAGCATCTTTTTGGGTGTATGGTTTTCTATTTGTATTGTACTTTGTAATTTGTTATCCTCTTTCGATCTTATCCAGGAGACTGGAAAACAAATGGAATGGTTAG
- a CDS encoding amino acid ABC transporter ATP-binding protein, with protein sequence MLNKEDEVLLEIKGLYKKFDDMTVLDDVHLSVNKGEVVVILGPSGCGKSTLLRCLNGLEKIQGGEIKYRNKSLVDQDVNWQDIRQHIGMVFQNYELFSHMTVIENILLGPVKVQKRDKHEVMEQANQLLDRVGLLDRKDSYPRQLSGGQKQRIAIVRALCMNPEIMLFDEVTASLDPEMVREVLDVILSLAKQGMTMLIVTHELSFARAVADKIVFIDKGKICEISDPDEFFIHPKTERAQHFLNKFQY encoded by the coding sequence ATGCTTAATAAAGAAGATGAAGTATTACTTGAAATAAAGGGTTTATATAAGAAATTTGACGATATGACGGTTTTGGATGATGTTCATTTAAGCGTTAATAAAGGCGAAGTGGTTGTTATTCTGGGGCCTTCTGGCTGCGGAAAAAGCACTCTTTTAAGGTGTCTTAACGGCTTGGAGAAAATACAGGGAGGAGAAATAAAATACCGTAATAAAAGCCTTGTTGATCAAGATGTGAACTGGCAGGATATCCGCCAGCATATAGGAATGGTGTTTCAGAACTACGAACTTTTTTCCCATATGACCGTGATTGAAAATATTCTTTTAGGCCCTGTTAAAGTGCAAAAAAGAGATAAACATGAAGTAATGGAGCAGGCAAATCAGTTATTAGACAGGGTGGGACTGTTAGATCGAAAAGATTCTTATCCTCGTCAGCTTTCTGGAGGGCAGAAACAGCGAATAGCGATTGTCAGGGCTTTGTGTATGAATCCAGAGATTATGCTTTTCGATGAAGTCACGGCATCACTTGATCCTGAAATGGTTAGAGAAGTTCTGGATGTAATACTGAGCCTCGCAAAACAGGGTATGACAATGCTTATTGTTACTCATGAGCTGTCATTCGCCCGAGCTGTGGCTGATAAAATAGTGTTTATCGATAAAGGAAAAATCTGTGAGATATCAGATCCTGATGAATTCTTTATTCATCCAAAGACAGAACGTGCGCAGCACTTCTTAAATAAATTTCAATATTAA
- a CDS encoding DUF5680 domain-containing protein: MIFSEKLQLLRKSKGYTQEELAEQLNVSRQAVAKWESGHVYPDIMNLIQISNLMNVTVDYLVKDQACSISPVSTKFNDMDEIIDFRLEANINTYAALMNEVDSTRLDSHDFRYVRGPFVYHDTYVGAEQFAGEEAIWKDGKSVYAMNYMGRVLSDKFSGNFLKEALRKADRQMPYRGPEYYQSGEFIYKSKVSGDFSWFQGYEEIYWMTEKVYECYFHGGLMR; encoded by the coding sequence ATGATATTTTCTGAAAAACTACAACTATTAAGAAAAAGTAAGGGATATACGCAAGAAGAACTTGCTGAGCAACTGAATGTATCCAGACAGGCAGTTGCAAAATGGGAATCTGGACATGTGTATCCGGATATAATGAATTTGATTCAAATCAGCAACCTGATGAATGTGACAGTAGATTATCTTGTAAAAGATCAAGCGTGTTCGATTAGCCCTGTCTCAACAAAATTTAATGATATGGATGAAATTATTGATTTCAGGCTTGAAGCAAACATCAATACATATGCTGCATTAATGAATGAAGTTGATTCTACAAGACTCGACTCCCATGATTTTAGATATGTTCGAGGGCCCTTTGTATATCATGATACATATGTTGGAGCAGAACAGTTTGCCGGGGAAGAAGCGATTTGGAAAGATGGTAAATCAGTATATGCAATGAATTATATGGGCAGGGTACTTAGCGATAAGTTTAGCGGAAATTTTCTAAAGGAAGCACTTAGAAAGGCTGATCGTCAAATGCCGTATCGAGGACCTGAATATTATCAATCAGGAGAGTTCATTTACAAGTCCAAAGTATCAGGGGACTTTTCATGGTTTCAGGGATATGAGGAAATATATTGGATGACCGAAAAGGTATATGAGTGTTATTTTCATGGTGGATTAATGCGATAA
- a CDS encoding methyl-accepting chemotaxis protein has protein sequence MRRHKELRKISEEAYSIRCHTKEMLSGNLDIKIDTDQFEFLGALAEDINQINSTFNSYINEISHVLAHLSAGNMAVTFSKNVLYQGDFLPIKNALHKIRHSLNCSFEEIHKLSLEIDAMSSHVENGSIFLADNTTEQAALISDLTETIYDITDKTVNNAVNAEAAAKTVEAITKETEIGRDYMDQMLFSVDKVKSSIDDISNIIGLINEIAGQTRLLALNATIEASRAGEAGQGFSVVAREVSKLAQKSSEAVAQTTQLINNSKAAADESAKITKRTVESFKNIQDSIEGVAVLCKEIADLSNIQAENLKETSAIITNISEGVQSNAAYAQENSAGATNLSNISDHLKKILQRFRLLGQKNTVVIDRKAEEAFTRELTNTLVAKLFQATTTQAIDRILETEIEKHKDIECLYIINGDGKQISHTIMNPKIIVEQDENFKPAMPGEDYSSKKYFRQAMKNKQEWYTSLEYISKATGNLCKTVSLAYEAIDKETYVLCIDLLCRF, from the coding sequence ATGAGAAGACATAAAGAATTGAGAAAAATTTCGGAAGAGGCATATAGCATAAGATGTCATACAAAGGAAATGCTTAGTGGTAATCTGGATATTAAAATCGATACAGATCAATTTGAGTTTTTAGGAGCTTTAGCTGAGGACATTAATCAAATCAATAGTACCTTTAATTCCTATATTAACGAGATATCTCATGTATTGGCTCATCTGTCCGCCGGGAACATGGCAGTTACTTTTTCGAAGAATGTACTTTATCAGGGAGATTTTTTGCCAATTAAAAATGCGCTTCATAAAATCAGGCATTCACTGAATTGTTCTTTTGAAGAGATTCATAAGCTATCCCTGGAGATAGATGCTATGAGCAGTCATGTTGAGAATGGTTCCATTTTCCTGGCAGACAACACGACCGAGCAGGCAGCTTTGATTTCTGATTTGACAGAAACCATATATGATATTACGGACAAAACAGTAAATAATGCAGTCAATGCGGAGGCAGCAGCAAAAACCGTTGAGGCGATAACAAAGGAAACCGAAATCGGCAGAGACTATATGGATCAGATGTTATTCTCTGTTGATAAAGTAAAGTCTTCCATCGATGATATATCTAATATCATTGGGTTGATTAATGAAATTGCCGGACAGACCAGATTATTGGCTTTAAACGCAACGATTGAGGCTTCAAGAGCCGGAGAGGCTGGTCAAGGTTTTTCAGTAGTTGCCAGAGAAGTCAGCAAACTGGCTCAGAAAAGTAGCGAAGCTGTTGCTCAAACTACGCAGTTAATTAATAATAGTAAAGCTGCAGCCGATGAAAGTGCAAAAATCACGAAAAGAACAGTAGAAAGCTTTAAAAACATACAGGATTCGATTGAAGGAGTAGCCGTTTTATGTAAGGAAATAGCAGATCTATCCAATATTCAGGCAGAAAATCTTAAAGAAACATCAGCTATCATTACGAATATATCAGAAGGCGTACAAAGTAATGCTGCTTACGCTCAGGAAAACAGTGCAGGAGCGACTAATTTATCAAATATCTCGGATCATTTAAAGAAGATCCTTCAACGTTTTCGATTACTAGGGCAAAAAAATACAGTAGTCATTGATAGGAAAGCAGAGGAGGCATTCACAAGAGAGCTTACCAACACCTTGGTGGCAAAGTTATTTCAAGCAACCACCACCCAGGCAATAGATAGGATATTGGAGACGGAGATTGAAAAACATAAAGATATTGAATGTCTGTATATTATTAATGGAGATGGCAAGCAAATAAGCCATACGATTATGAATCCAAAGATTATAGTGGAACAGGATGAAAATTTTAAGCCTGCAATGCCCGGAGAAGATTACAGTTCAAAAAAATATTTCCGCCAGGCGATGAAAAATAAGCAGGAATGGTACACTTCTCTGGAATATATATCAAAAGCTACAGGGAACTTATGCAAGACGGTTTCATTAGCATATGAGGCTATTGATAAAGAAACTTATGTGCTTTGTATCGATTTGTTATGCAGATTCTAG
- a CDS encoding cysteine ABC transporter substrate-binding protein produces MKKIIQLLTIAVLVLGVLAGCSSNASSTASTSETTNTEVSTQETSTSEEKGSLAEIKERGTIRIGVFSDKHPFGYVDENGENQGFDVYIARRFAKDLLGDESKVEFVLVDAASRVAFLESNKVDIIMANFTVTEERKEKVDFANPYMKVSLGIVSPENAPITSVEQLKGKKAIVAKGTTAETFLTKNYPEIEQLKFEQYTEIFEALKDGRGDAIVNDNTEVIAWAKQNPGFVVGVASLGGQDTIAPAVKKGNKELLDWINQELELLGQENFIHEAYDATLAEIYGEDYKEELVIEGGKLD; encoded by the coding sequence ATGAAAAAAATTATCCAATTATTAACGATTGCAGTATTGGTACTGGGGGTGCTTGCAGGCTGCAGCAGTAATGCAAGTTCAACTGCTAGTACATCAGAAACTACTAATACAGAAGTAAGTACGCAAGAAACAAGTACTTCAGAAGAAAAGGGTTCTCTTGCTGAGATTAAAGAGAGAGGTACGATTAGAATTGGTGTATTCAGTGATAAACATCCATTTGGTTATGTAGATGAAAATGGAGAAAACCAAGGATTTGATGTGTATATTGCCAGAAGATTTGCCAAAGATCTTTTAGGAGACGAATCCAAGGTTGAATTTGTTTTGGTGGATGCAGCAAGCAGAGTAGCTTTCCTGGAATCCAATAAAGTTGATATCATCATGGCTAATTTTACAGTTACAGAGGAAAGAAAAGAAAAAGTAGATTTTGCTAACCCATACATGAAAGTTTCTCTTGGAATAGTTTCTCCGGAAAATGCTCCAATTACCTCAGTTGAACAGTTAAAGGGCAAAAAAGCTATTGTGGCTAAAGGAACTACTGCTGAAACCTTTTTGACCAAAAATTATCCCGAAATAGAACAATTAAAGTTCGAGCAATATACAGAAATCTTTGAGGCATTAAAAGACGGCCGCGGAGATGCTATTGTTAACGATAATACAGAAGTGATTGCTTGGGCAAAACAGAATCCCGGATTTGTTGTTGGTGTAGCATCATTAGGCGGTCAAGACACCATAGCACCAGCTGTTAAGAAGGGCAATAAAGAACTCCTTGATTGGATTAACCAAGAACTTGAACTTCTAGGACAAGAGAATTTTATACACGAAGCATATGATGCAACTCTGGCAGAAATATACGGAGAAGACTACAAAGAAGAACTTGTAATAGAAGGCGGAAAATTAGACTAA